The nucleotide sequence atgtcatcatgacgccacctgtgaagaataggaaccccagatcaaattcttcatatggaccaaattcttcatatggattcaagtccccatacggaccaaactcctcacatggatcatattcctcatatggatcaaagtcctcatatgaacatcatcatgctaacccgtctgtttcgcagggaagatctaaggattatggatatgtgcattattcttcaaatcattatgtccataagtcctcgaagaatttctctgcacactcttatgcttactctaacccctcttatgtgaaacgaaatggactggcttatatgccatccttctcgtatggagctcgcagaatgatgaactctttgccaccccttcagatgtgggcagtgaagaaaaagaactaatctcttctgcagggtcaggtctccagacgtacgtaatcgtctgaagaatttgctagagacctgagtatgcctgataggacgcaggctaatcatgaagaaatgaactttcatttctcacgtcctcatattgctttatcagctCTTTTACTTGataaaattgatctgatgaattgatgtcatattctttactgatgaagtatatgagtttgtaagctgcactaattcatctgcaggatgatcaacccaaagccactgagtgggtcctcgatagtggatgtacaaaccacatgactggtgacaagaatctattgatggatgcttcattatctccgtcgcatctgaagcatatcatctttgctgacaaaggcaaaagtcgggtattgggtctaggtaaggttgcgattacaaaggatcgacacatggataaagtcatgcttgctgagtccttaggatacaaccttatgtctgtctcaatgctttgtgatcttgatatggttgttgtctttggcaagtaccgttgtgttgtggttatggaagctgacaattccaaagtcttcgaaggctttaggagaggagacctgtatattattgatttctctataggaccacaaccagccgtgtgcttacttgcaaaagcttcaaaaggcTGGCTCAGGCATCAACGATTTggacatgcaggcatgaggaatttgcacacgcttgcgaagaagaagcatgtcattggcatcgagaatgtcaaattccttaaggatcacctatgcggagcctgtgaagctgggaaggtgaccaaggccaagcatccagcgaagactatcatgaccaccactcgcccatttgaattgcttcacatggatctctttggtcctaatcattattctgctatttcaaatgaagcatctcaatatggctttgttattattgatgattattctcgctacgcatgggtacaccttgttacttacaaacatgaagtgcaggaagtctttaaacgattttcctcgagggcttcaaccaactttggtgtgaagatcaagcacatcagaagtggcaATGGCACtcagttcaagaattctggtctcgatgactatcttgataaacttggtattactcatgagttatttgctccttatactcctcagcagaacgacgtcgtggagcacaagaacatgactcttgctgagatggctcgcactatgcttgatgaatacaaaacgcctcatcgtttctggactgaggcaattgatattgcgtgccacatcatcaacagagtatatcttcacaaattcttcaaaaagactacctatgaactcctcactaataagaaacccaatgtaagttatttcaaagccTTCGGtgataaatgttggattagagatcctcatcacaactcaaaaatTGCACCGAAagtacatgaaggttttatgcttggttacggaaaggactcgcacacctacagagtcttcaacaacattcttcacaaagttgttgaaactgtagatgtgcggttcgatgaaactaatggctcgcaaagagagtacctacctactgtgatagatgaaccagcacctgaggaaactatcaagttcaaggctactgaggatgtcattcctactgaagaatctactgaagaattcattccagaatatcgagctaatgcacctgaagaaaatgctgaagaaaaatggtgctgaagaaaacgctgatcaaattcttcaacgacaaccagctcatcctcgcattgcaaaagaagtgcaagttgaaaagatcatcaatgacatcaaagcgccgggtcctctcacacgctcaaaagcttcacatttttcTAACTTTTGTGGatactatgcttttgtctctattacagagcccactaaggtagatgaagcatttctggagtctgagtggattcaggccatgcaagaagaattacattagttcgagctcaacaatgtctgggaactggtcaaacgtctagatcctcgcaagcacaatatcatcggcacaaagtggatctaccgcaacaagcaagataaaaatggtcttgtggtgaggaataaggcacgacttgtagctcaaggctacacacaggttgaaggaattgattttgatgaaattTTTGCATCTGTTGCCAGACTtaaggctattcgcatattacttgcttatgttaACCATCAtcatatcactttatatcaaatggatgtgaaaagtgcattcctcaatggtaagcttgaggaaaaagtatatgttgctcaacaccaggttttgaagatccaaagaatcctgacaaagtcttcagactcaacaaggccctctatggcctcaagcagaccctacgggcttggtatgatactttgaaggagttcctcatgacgaaaggcttcaaacccggttcactcgaccctaccctTTTCACTAAATTTTataatggtgaattgtttgtgtggcaaatatatgttgatgatattatctttggctgtactgaccaatgttatagtgatgaatttgcctatataatgagtgaagaatatcaaatgtctatgatgggagagttgaaattcttcttagatcttcaaattcgtcaacaacgcaatggcatattcatatctcaggagaaatacctcaaggatgtactgaggaaattcggcatgcaagattgcaaaggcgtcaaaattcctatgcccacaaatggctatctatgcactgatgaaaatggtattgacttcaatcataaggtataccgctccatgataggttctttattgtatttatgtgcatctaggccagatataatgcttagtgtttgcatgtgtgcccgatttcaagctacaccgaaggaatcacaccataaggctgtgaagcatattcttcgatatctagctcacacacaaacacttggattatggtaccctaagggctcggcttttgatctcactggatattctgactctgactatgctggtgatcgtgtggatcgcaagtcaacatctggtataTGTCATTTCCTccgacgatctttggtctgttggtcctcgaagaaacagaactgcgtatcactatctactgctgaagctgagtacattgccgctggttcttgctgtgtccaattgctatggatgaagcaaactctcaaggactacggcgtcaacatgaagaatgtgcctcttttctatgacaatgagagtgccatcaagattgctcacaacccagttcagcactcgaagacaaagcatattcagattcatcatcattttcttcgtgatcatgtgttgaagggcgacatttctattgggcatgtgaagactgaagaacagctagccgatatcttcacaaagcccttggatgagaagagatttagcaagttgcagtgtgagctaaatatcctagaatcttcgaatgttctttgtaaaggacactcatcctaacacttatgcaaaattgatgacttaagatgtgcaacacatgaagaaacgtttttcttcaatcaataaagaataacactcttagtatgaagaaattaatgaaaaatttgattctcagaaccctgtgataattgtacgcggtgtctaaaatcatcatttttatacgatgggtcacgccaccaccaaaagttaaaattcctcaaattattcatattcttcaactttacatagtcttcactgtttccatcgtttttcttcattNNNNNNNNNNNNNNNNNNNNNNNNNNNNNNNNNNNNNNNNNNNNNNNNNNNNNNNNNNNNNNNNNNNNNNNNNNNNNNNNNNNNNNNNNNNNNNNNNNNNNNNNNNNNNNNNNNNNNNNNNNNNNNNNNNNNNNNNNNNNNNNNNNNNNNNNNNNNNNNNNNNNNNNNNNNNNNNNNNNNNNNNNNNNNNNNNNNNNNNNNNNNNNNNNNNNNNNNNNNNNNNNNNNNNNNNNNNNNNNNNNNNNNNNNNNNNNNNNNNNNNNNNNNNNNNNNNNNNNNNNNNNNNNNNNNNNNNNNNNNNNNNNNNNNNNNNNNNNNNNNNNNNNNNNNNNNNNNNNNNNNNNNNNNNNNNNNNNNNNNNNNNNNNNNNNNNNNNNNNNNNNNNNNNNNNNNNNNNNNNNNNNNNNNNNNNNNNNNNNNNNNNNNNNNNNNNNNNNNNNNNNNNNNNNNNNNNNNNNNNNNNNNNNNNNNNNNNNNNNNNNNNNNNNCCAGGATGAAGAATAAGCAATTCTTCACCCCGGTCGAACAACCCAGCCAGCTAGGACCCTGGCCCATTGCACCGCTCTTCAAGCCAGACGCTCTCCAGCCGGACTATTTTTTTTCCAAGTGACGGTTGGCAAACCCACTCTTTccgtcagagaaaaaaaaaggaaatgaACGGATAACCCCCGTAATTCTTGGATCGAAAGCGGCGAGCAGTTTCGGCGGCGACGGAGAGAGGTGTCGGCGGCGAGCTTGCGGTAGCTGCTGGTCGACCCCTGATGAGTGCGGCACTGGGGGTGGAAGGTTGGCCGGAGGCAGCACCGAGGCGAGCTGTGCGGCAGGAGGCTTCGCGGCGGGTGACGGCCTCGCCCGCCGGCGGCCGCGTCGCAGTCCGCATCGATCCCCAGCCCCCTTCGTTGCTCGTGGCGATGGCTCGAACTTCATCTCCGAGCACCCGAGATCCCCTGCTTCCAAGCCTGGTCTCTCCACTCCTCCCTCTTGTCTCCTTTCCATCCTCGCTCACCCTGATCGATGTGCTTAATTGCCTTGCAGGAAGGTCATCGACTCGTAAGTCTACAAGCTGTCCCACGGCTGCCTTCATTTCCACCCAGGTTAACTAATTTGCATGCATGTACGATTTCTAGTATCTCCAGAATCTCGTCAATTCATGCATTTTTTGGGTAAAGAATTCATACGAGTGTCTACTGTCTACAGATTTTAGGTTACTCAAGATCAACTGAGTGCACTAGGCATCCGTAGTTGCAAAACGATTCTGGATTTTTGCTTGGTAAATTTTCTGGAATTACTAATTTGTGCATGTATCGGTCAGCAATCAAAATCATTTGTTGATCGAGAAGTCCAAAAATAGCAAGGTCCGTTCTCTTCAGTGAATTTTTAACTTTGCTCCCTATTGTATATATATTCACACGAGAAGCTGGTATTTAATTGGGAAAAAAATCCTGGGATTTTAATTAGTAATTTGCTGGTATGGAAAGATGGATCTGTTATTAATATACATCAAGTAGTTCTTATACGTTTCCTATAGACAGTTCATTGATGATAGGAACATTGCGTGGAAATTGATTTTATAAATCATTACAGAGATAGCTAATGAAACTAGAGTTGTACTCCGTATTAGAACTGTTGCTCTTTAAGGTGTTTTGACTATTGAGGTTTACTCTGGGTGTTGAAGTGCAACAATTACTTCTCCCTGGAGGGTCTCTATACCTTTGCATGTTTGTAGTATATAATATCTGGTGTTCCTTCTTTTAAGTTTTTAATTGTCAAATTTCATGTTGTTCTTGTTCTTGTTCCTGTTTTCTCTTTATCCAAATCTTCCTGGGATTTAAATCAGAAAGGATGCTCAACGGGACTTGGTCACGCCGAGATATCAGCAACAATCGACACCGACAAAGCTCAATTATCTATTGCATATTCAGAAGAAAGCAACTCCTGTCGACAATCAAGGCACTATGACAGGTATATCAAAAAAGTGTTCCGCCGAACTAGTTCATGACTTCAGATGCATCTATATTAAACCTTTATAAAATTTTCTCTTTGCAAATTGTTTAGTTGGTGGAGTATATATACTTGATTGCTTATCCTAAATATGATTTTGGGCACATATGGTCTTACTAGATTCAAAACCTGCTTAACTTCACACTGATCTTGGTGTGAACACCCATTCTTCGATTAGCCCCTCCACCATAGTTGTGAgtcggatttttatttatttttggtacCATCAAGGGCATTCAATATTTCTTGATCTATTTGACTGGATATTTACTGGATAACAAAATAATCTAGAAACTTCTACTGGACATTACCTCAGTTCCATTCAAGAAAATGGTATATGCAGTGAATCAAAAGGTTTATACTCATAAAGAGAGGTAGAAAATCTAATGTTGTTTTTTTTGGAAGGGCTGGGTGTATATGTATATACTGGTACTTGAAAAGGGGTGTCTGCTCTAATTTTTTCAAGCATGGATGCAAGTCTGTCAGTGTATGTAACTTGTAAAGCTTTGAAAATGTATTGTTCGTTGATGTTATTCCTTATTAATTTTCCCTAGCATAAACCAGACTTTATATGTAAATGTGCTTCTGGAGTATTATCGACCAAGATTGTTTGTTGTGCACTTATGTCAGCATCTAGATCATAAATCTATAACATCGCATCTCGTTGAACAGCATCGTATGTGCTATTTTCTGGCATAACCTTTGATGTTAATGCTCATAAAACAACAAAGAAACATTATACTTTGAGAAAGCGGATGCCAAATTGTACCGAATGTTCCAAACAGAATGAAAATTAGACCATGTGTTCGATTTTGATTTCATCCACAAATTTAGTTGTTTTGGGCAAAATTACAAGCTTATTTCTCAGATTGTAGTATGTTTTGCACCAAATTCTAAGAGAGTGAGCGCTTCATTTCTTTGAGAAGCAAAACTTGGACTAAGGATTATAAGTTGTTTATTTATTCTTAGCATTTTCTACAATCTTCTGTTTTGTTGCCGATCATCTCTTGCAAGTTAACAAGAACACTATTACTTTGTTAACAAATATCCATTCATTTTCTTCTTGGCTAATGTTTATTTGTTCTGAAACTCCATGCATATACATACCCGTAGTTACAAAATGATTTCTCTGTCGGAATTGCATATGCATATCAACATATTGTTTGTTTCAACACATTATTTCTTTAACCTTATGCCCCTAGGATGTGCTTCATTGATGCTGCTTATTGTTCCCTATACTCTAATCGGTAAATATGAAATTCTCGGTGAACCATAATCAGTTTTATTTACACTGTAGGTAGCTCAAGCCTAAGATGCAAACATCTCAAGGAATGGAGTTGCTGACGGTATGCAAAGAACGAGACAATGGTGATGGTCAGGATCGATGTGTCAAGCATCTGAGACATATCGACGTCAAGACATGGAAGAGGGCTCTCTACCCTTATAGATAGGCCTTCTTACCATGCTGCATTACTAACCTGCACAATTAATGTGTATCGAAATTAACTTTGGGAGAACATTaagcatgcaaacatagctgtggaGAATCCTTGGAACATCTTACCTGCAATGTTAACTTAAACCTTCTGGATCAGCAAATGCTTCATCCTTCTCTTCAAATGTAAATTCTACTGCCCAGAACAAACCAGTTAAAGAGTTACGGGAAGCTTGTCTTCTTGAGCATTCTGAAAACCGGAGAGTATCCATCTCGATTTGGTTGTAGAATAATGCTATAAGCTCTGCAGCATGGCTTACAGTTCTGTACCACCAAAAGCTAGACAGAATGTGAGCTAAGATTATCTGTCTTGTCATGAAACAACCACTGGTAAGAGAAAAATGAGAACGATGAAGAACGGGCACAATGCTCCATGAACTTGGCGCATGCTAGATAGATAAACTGTACTTTTGAGACCAGACAGATCTGTGTGTCTCTTCACATGATTGCAGTATTTTACGAGTTTGTTTAGGAGTTCAAAAAATTAGCTTCCTTTTTTGTCTGAACCAATTCCAATACATATAAATAATAATTAATGAGTAGCATTTTAAGTAGCCTGTATACAGTTTATCATCTAAACCTGTGCCGAGCTGAAGCGCACCCATGCCACAATAAAATACTATAGCATAAAAAACATTTCGGCTGAGTTGGTTGCTCACCTTACCTCATAGTAATTTTACATCGCAGGCCAATTTCTCTTACGGTTGTTTCGGGCGTGCCAGGCTGAAGCCCACGCTGTAATCTTACCTCTGTTATGTTGTATATTATCTCATCAGCCTACACGCTATAATCTTACCCCAGTTGCCTTGTAAATTACCTCAGAACAGAAGCCTCCACGGTTGGCATACGTGCAGGTTGCATGTGCCTACACGATTTGGCTGGGGTGAGGAATAagaattcctcacccagggtgaNNNNNNNNNNNNNNNNNNNNNNNNNNNNNNNNNNNNNNNNNNNNNNNNNNNNNNNNNNNNNNNNNNNNNNNNNNNNNNNNNNNNNNNNNNNNNNNNNNNNNNNNNNNNNNNNNNNNNNNNNNNNNNNNNNNNNNNNNNNNNNNNNNNNNNNNNNNNNNNNNNNNNNNNNNNNNNNNNNNNNNNNNNNNNNNNNNNNNNNNNNNNNNNNNNNNNNNNNNNNNNNNNNNNNNNNNNNNNNNNNNNNNNNNNNNNNNNNNNNNNNNNNNNNNNNNNNNNNNNNNNNNNNNNNNNNNNNNNNNNNNNNNNNNNNNNNNNNNNNNNNNNNNNNNNNNNNNNNNNNNNNNNNNNNNNNNNNNNNNNNNNNNNNNNNNNNaagtgaatgtgatcggactctTCCCCTCTaggctatactcaacccaatctatttataaattcttcatgtgcgttttatttgaaactcgttcaaaatcttcactgtgtccttgtcagctgaagaaat is from Triticum aestivum cultivar Chinese Spring chromosome 3A, IWGSC CS RefSeq v2.1, whole genome shotgun sequence and encodes:
- the LOC123062003 gene encoding uncharacterized protein isoform X4; translation: MSAALGVEGWPEAAPRRAVRQEASRRVTASPAGGRVAVRIDPQPPSLLVAMARTSSPSTRDPLLPSLEGHRLVSLQAVPRLPSFPPSNQNHLLIEKSKNSKKGCSTGLGHAEISATIDTDKAQLSIAYSEESNSCRQSRHYDR
- the LOC123062003 gene encoding uncharacterized protein isoform X3 yields the protein MSAALGVEGWPEAAPRRAVRQEASRRVTASPAGGRVAVRIDPQPPSLLVAMARTSSPSTRDPLLPSLEGHRLVSLQAVPRLPSFPPRKDAQRDLVTPRYQQQSTPTKLNYLLHIQKKATPVDNQGTMTGSSSLRCKHLKEWSC
- the LOC123062003 gene encoding uncharacterized protein isoform X5 gives rise to the protein MSAALGVEGWPEAAPRRAVRQEASRRVTASPAGGRVAVRIDPQPPSLLVAMARTSSPSTRDPLLPSLEGHRLKGCSTGLGHAEISATIDTDKAQLSIAYSEESNSCRQSRHYDR
- the LOC123062003 gene encoding uncharacterized protein isoform X1, giving the protein MSAALGVEGWPEAAPRRAVRQEASRRVTASPAGGRVAVRIDPQPPSLLVAMARTSSPSTRDPLLPSLVSPLLPLVSFPSSLTLIDVLNCLAGRSSTRKSTSCPTAAFISTQVSNQNHLLIEKSKNSKKGCSTGLGHAEISATIDTDKAQLSIAYSEESNSCRQSRHYDR
- the LOC123062003 gene encoding uncharacterized protein isoform X2 gives rise to the protein MSAALGVEGWPEAAPRRAVRQEASRRVTASPAGGRVAVRIDPQPPSLLVAMARTSSPSTRDPLLPSLVSPLLPLVSFPSSLTLIDVLNCLAGRSSTRKSTSCPTAAFISTQKGCSTGLGHAEISATIDTDKAQLSIAYSEESNSCRQSRHYDR